A stretch of DNA from Oncorhynchus keta strain PuntledgeMale-10-30-2019 chromosome 17, Oket_V2, whole genome shotgun sequence:
TCCAGAAAAGGAACCTCCTGGTGTTCTTTGACATGGCCTACCAGGGCTTTGCCAGTGGTGATATTGACCGTGATGCCTGGGCTGTGCGTTATTTTATTGAACAAGGCCACAACATTGTGCTTTCTCAGTCTTTTGCTAAGAACATGGGTCTCTATGGTGAGTAATGATAATCAGACTGGTCATGTTTGAGTATAATGTTGGGGGGGGGACCAAATTATTTTGTGTTTATTTAAGCTAAGCAACATACCTTGTGTGGTGGTGTGTCATGTCCTCAGGTGAGCGTGTTGGGGGCTTCACTGTTGTGTGTAAGGATGCTGAGGAGGCCAAGCGTGTGGAGTCCCAGCTGAAGATCCTCATTCGGCCCATCTACTCCAACCCTCCCATGAATGGGGCACGCATTGCTGCCAGCATCCTCAATACACCAGACTTGTACAAGGAGTGGTGAGTAACAGTCATCCAGTGTCATGCTTCAATTGTCTTGCAGCAATAAATATGGGCCCAGTTGAGTCACGACTGTTCTCTCTAGGCTTGGGGAGGTGCATGGTATGGCCAACCGCATCATCACAATGAGGGAGCTACTGGTGGCCAACCTGAAGAAGGAGGGCTCCACTCGGAACTGGAAGCACGTCATTGACCAGATTGGCATGTTCTGCTTTACAGGGCTGAAGCCTGAACAGGTATTGTAACTGTCTCTACACGGTCTTATACTATAGCATCGGGTCACCTACTTGTAAAGGAGTCATCAAATGAAACATTGACTATACTATAAGTATCAGATGAGTCATGAGTATAACTGTATTTCAACTTGTGCAGGTGGAGCGTCTTACGAAGGAGTTCTCCATCTACATGACGAAGGATGGGCGTATCTCCATGGCTGGTGTCACCTCTGGCAATGTGGGTTACCTTGCACAAGGTATCCATGCAGTGACCAAGTGAGATGGTCGACCAGGAGTCACACACCATAGTCACCATCAGGACAGAGGGGCGGTAGAGTCAGACGAAAAATACGTCCTTATGAAAAGTAACTCTCTCCTCAGCTTTCCTTTAGGGAAATACTCAAGTAAAGATACCATATGGTTATTTCTGTTGTCATTTTCTGTTGGCATTGTCTAGATATTGTATGTTGTACTATCTAACTAGGCTTTTAATTGTGAGTCCCCTGGAAAAATTGTGGGTTCCCTGGGGGATCAAGGAACTCTTGAATCTTTTTGATCCCCCCTCAGACATCAAAATATCTTCTAGATCACACTTCCCAATGAAAGCACAAGTTTAGAATCGTGTCTATATTGCAGCATGTCCTCTCACTTAGTTTGAACACACCCTGTTTCTAAAAGCACTGTGCTCAACTGTTGGTTGTAACATGGACACCAAAGTAATAAGTATTAAGACAATTATTTCAGGTAATTGTATTGAAATATGCGTCTCTGAATTATTAATGATTATCTTACAAAGTTTCTTTCCAAAAGATATCAGGTGCTGAAAAACTTTTGTCAGTGGAACCTGCCTAGGTAATTCTAGTGGAGTCATGGCACTTGTTTTATGAGGGATGATATGTGCTGCATGGAGTCATCGATTGTGATTATCAACTGGCCACAATGTGTGCTAAGGATGTTATTCTGCTGTTGTAATTTATTGTAACAGATGACCACCATCTGCCAATCAACTGCCACATCTCCCACTAATGATGTACCATTTAATTGAACTATGTTTATCTATGGGCTGTACACAGTATACTGTCTGAACTTTTTTGACTCAATTTCAGGAGCATGAAGGGAGTTTTGCTACTTGCACATTGCCTTGTACACATGCCCCCTCATGTGCTTCACCTTCATTGAAAGTCAAATGTAATGCACCTTAAGATTGCCCTCTGACTTTGAGTGGTGTACATTTCTGATGGGCCATGGAAAGCAGAGTCCAGCCAACCTCTAACACAGACTTGCCCTCAAGCCTAATCACTGACTTATGGCTTTTACTTTGTGTTGTGAAAGATTACTGGTGGGTTCCACCTTGTAGATTATGGGGCTGCAGGGCCCCAAACATTCTAAAGCATGTCAGAAGTTTTACCCTTTCAGTCACCTGCTCTGTTGAAGTTGCAGATCTCTGGCCCCATGTGGTCCCAGGAGTTGGAACTCCTTTCTTTTGGTGGAGGCATCTGCTTGTTCTAATTAGACACTGATTTTTAACTACTGGAATGGTCATCTTTTTCTGCCCAATGTCACTATTCAAATTAATCTGATGTTCTTTTGAATGGTACTCAATTCTCTGAAATAATCTGATCATGATTTATGTGTACTATAATGTTCTGAGTTTCTCAGATTTGAGTCAGCTTCATTTCATTATTTATGTCTGACCAGTGTTATTGTCACTAAAATAAACCTGGTTGCACAGTTTGTAAATGTCCGTTTCTTAGTTTTGAGCAATGACTCAAGCACTAAAAATGTCAACTGTGTATTATTAAAAAGATTGGTAAGGCAGCAGGGAAAGGATAAAGTGCAAAAAATGGTTTTAATTCAAGAAAGGCCCACAACTTAACGACATACGGACACTCTCCTCTTCAGTGCTTGCAGAGCACTGGAAATGTTGGGTAGAAATACCTTGAGTAGGGTTGCAAAAGGTAGGGTATTTTACTGGTAACTTTCAAAGTTTActagtaaactaccagaattttaTGCAATGTATCATGAGATCTGGTGGCCTTTTTGGATCGTTCATATTATCATTATATCTGGCCCACTGTGGCCAATAGACAACTCTAGTGCCCAAAAGCTTATTTTAtaatgggcagcgccattgaggactTTAACCATTTTGATGTAGtaaactgggtgggacttcctatgCGTTAAGGCTCACATAATTGCATACTGATCAGCAAATTAATTATACTCATGAGGAAACATTCTATgactgcaggtggcagtaaatcgGCAAACTTcgctttatacctgttcaaacaacacactagatggcagtgtgcaccctttcagtttgtttgccAACTCAGAAGTTGTAGAAGAAAATATACTACTTAAAAATGGAGGGCTCAATGGCGCCGCCACAGACAGAAGGGGAAACACAGACAAGTCACAGATGCTATAAAGCTGAAGCATCCATTTACAATGTTTTCTCATTTTTTTTTCTGTTAAGGGGTGCAAGGTAAAAttgaggagaacagaggaggcatTACGTAACGGAAATAAGCAAATACTTGCTACAACACGCCAATGGGATCTCACTAGCTCGTGCTTGGTTTTGCCAACCTACTTGCTGGTACTGCCGACTATACTTAATTTGCTCCCAGTGTAAACGATAGATTAAcaatcttgggttagttatacaTATCTTCAGCGCTGCGCAGATGCCATAATGGGACAGACACAATAATGCCTTATCTAAGTTTACGGTGTGGCATTGTTATAGATCAAATCATTAAATAAGGTGATTTAAAAATAGAATTGGCCAAGCTGTAAAGGGTTTCAGCATGACATGACCCCTTGTATTTTTTACACActtgtatttattttactagcTATATCTTGTCTTTATTGTAAATGTTTTGGTGCTAAACTGGTAGCAGTTGTGAAAAAGTCAATAGTTGAAGAGGTGCAGAAttcgtttaaaaaaataatagtaCAACAAAAATGCTGACATCAATGATGCAGTGCTCAATATCAATTTTAGTCATTAAAACATCCAGAATAGGacctttaatttaaaaaatacggAATCAATACTAAGAATATACACTATGTACAAggtcagtaccagtaccatatcaatgtgcagggatatAGTGGTAGTTGAGGTAAATATGTACTTGTAGGAGGGGTAAAAGTGCCTGGGCAGcagaataaatacaaataataaatagtagcagcagagtaagtggtgaatgtgtgtgagtgtgcatagactCAGTGCAGATAGTTTGTGGGTGGGCAGCCAATGATTAGCTACTCAGTCTTATTGCTTGGAGATAGTAGCGGTCTCGGAGCTCTAGAAAACAATTTGAAATCCAAttaaattatatttgtcacatgtgctgaatacctagaccttacagtgaaatgcttacttacaagcccctaaccaacaatgccgtttaaaaaatatgaataagaaataaaagtaacaagtagttaaagCAGTAAAATCagaatagcgagactatatacagggggtaccggtacagagtcaatgtgcaggggcaccggttagtcgaggtaatatgtacatgtaagtagagttattaaattgactatgtatagataataacagagagtagcagaggtGTAAAAGggtggggggcaatgcaaatagtctgagtagccatttgataagatgttcaggagtcttatggcttgtggttaaaagctgtttagaagcatcttggttcctagacttggcactccggtaccgcttgccgtgtggtagcagagagaacagtctatgactagggtgtctggagagaaaaaaattgagccttcctctgacaccgcctggtataaaggtcctggatggcagaaagcttggccccagtgatgtactgggccgtacgcactacctacTGTAGTgacttgcggtcagaggctgagcagttgccatatcaggcagtgatgcaatcagtGGTGCAgcagtagaaccttttgaggatctgaggacccatgccaaatattttcagtctcctgagggggaataggttttgtcatgccctcttcataactgtcttggtgtgcttggaccatgttagtttttggtgatgtggacaccaaggaaattGAAGTCCTCAACCTGCAccgctacagccccgtcgatTAGAATGGGGGCgttctctgtcctccttttcctgtagtccacaatcatctcctttgtcttgatcacgttgggagagaggttgttgtcctggcaccacacggccaggtctctgacctcctccctatagactgtctcgtcattgtcagtgatcagttgtgtcatcagcaaatttaatgatgttgttggagtggtgcctggctgtgcagtcatgagtgaacagggagtacaggaggggactgagcacgcacccctgaggggcccctgtgttgaggatcagcgtggtggatgtgttgttacctacccttatcacctggcggcggcccgtcaggaagtccaggatccagttgcagagggaagtgtttagtcccagggtccttagtttattgatgagctttgagggcactatggtgtggaatgctgagctgtagtcaatgaatatcattctcacataggtgttccttggAAATTACGTGTATAActgcactgtgcctttaaatCATGTGACTAGGCTAAGCCACTTTAGTAAGTCATGGTATGATTACTCACTACATTAGATACGAAGAAATAGCCCACAACAAATCCAAATTTCTCATAATAACCATGAGTAGTGCTTTTAAAAATTGCCGAACGGTAATGGTGACAGGAGCCAGCCGAGGCCTCGGTCTGCGAGTTGTGGAAAGTCTGGTGGCAGGGAACTCTGATCCGGACAATATTATTATTGCCACGGCCAGAAACCCGAGCGGGGCCCAGGTAAATAAACACATGCGGAAATGTTATACGTCTTGTTTTGAGCGTATCCTAGGCTACAGTATTCCTGTAAAATGTAGAGTCGCAAGCTAGCGCGAGGACTATGAAAGGAGGGAGTAATGTAACGAcgctgggtttataagcgcggaaatcgacttTACCGCACGAagatgcttttgcggcacagtcgatagcgcgatGGACTTCGGCCTGGAAGTTCGAGGGttctgcctgtttcattacagtattcATTACAGTATTCTTTATTGGGGTTGGTGGATGGtggatgttttttatttttttatttcacctttatttaaccaggtaggctagttgagaacaagttctcatttgcaactgcgacctggccaagataaacaaagcgttcgacacatacaacaacacagagttacacatggaataaacaaacatacaatcaataatacagtagaaaaatctttATACAGCATGTGAAAATGAGGTGGGTTAAGggagataaggcaataaataggccatggtggcgaagtaattacaatatagcaattaaacactggaatggtaggatgtgtagaagatgaatgtgcaagtagagatactggggtgcaaaggagtaagataaataaataaatacagtatggggatgtggtagattggatgggctatttacagatgagctatgtacaggtacagtgatatgTTAGCctttctgacagctggtgcttaaagctagtgagggagataagagtctccagcttcagagatttttgcagttcgttccagtcattggcaacagagaactggaaggagaggctgccaaaggaagaattggctttgggggtgacaagtgagatacacctgctggagccgTGCTACtgatgggtgttgctatggtgaccagtgagctgagataaggcggggctttacctagcaaagacttatagatgacctggagccagtgggtttggcaaccaATATTAAGTGAGGGCGAGCCAACGagcgcatacaggtcgcagtggtgggtagtatatggggctttgatgacaaaacggatggcactgtgatagactgcatccaatttgttgagtagagtgttggagtctattttgtaaattacatcgccgaagttgaggatcggtaggatggtcagttttatgagggtatgtcaTGTAACGTAAGGTCTATCATATAGGTCATTTGCATATTCTCAATATTTTTTTACATGTTGATGTAGGCTAACATTTGCTCATACCTTCTCAAACAGACCAATTTTGTATTCGtataatatgttacaaatttaccaaatgtatgatatgttaccaattccaatttgttgtggctaatgttagctatgctaggggttatggttaggctTAAAGTCATGCAAATGTCttgcaacccaaaggttgcatgttcgaaTCTTATCACAGACTACTTTTGCATTTGAGctaactacttactactttgtATCTACTTTGGACCTACtcagcatgttagctaacccttcccctaagcCTTTGCCTTAactcctaaccataaccttaacccctaacctcgagcctagccaacgttagccacctagggttaaggttaaagggttaaggttagggaagggttaacTAACATACTAAGTACGGTTAGAGGGGaatggttagctaacatgctaagtagttgcaaagtagctaaagtggtctgtgatgagattcaaacaagcaaactttgggttgctagacaatCTTAtacaccctacccatccacccttcTGTGTTTTttccttaagtaaccttctgtcttatgtaactataccaaacgtaacatttcatactaatttgagtgtcccggatttactaTTTCATGTCTAGTCTATATCACTGGTGAATGCCGATCTGTCATGTGCAATGTAGTTGTGTGAAGTAATTCTCTGTGTTTTGCAGGAACTCCAGAAACTAGCTGAAATATATCCAAATATCCATATAATAACACTTGGTAAGAATAATTAAATCAATAACTTTTGTATGGATGATATAATGCTATATAAAAAATCATATTGTTTTCTTACTGACTTTGCCTCCTCTCCAGATGTTGTCAGTCAGGAGAGCATAGAGAAAGCTGCACAAGACGTTGACCTGCTTGTTCAGGAGCTGGGCCTCAATTGTCTAATCAACAATGCTGGAATCAATGTTGTCGCCAATTTTGAGACAGTCACGGCTGAGAAGATGTTGGAGAACTTCCACACCAACTCTGTGGCCCCCCTTATGATCACTAAGGTTTCATTTGTTAATTTTTATCTTTACATAAACAAAAATACATGATAGTCCACCTGCATGAGAAAAATAGAAATGTTCTCACATTCTGTATCTCTGCCAGGCTCTCCTACCCCTGCTGAAGAGGGCAGCTGCCAAAGGCACGGGCATGGGCATCCATAGAGCTGCGGTCATCAACATGACTTCCTTGTTAGGGTCAGTCGAGCTCAACTGGGGTGACCGGGCCAAGAACTTCAAGTGGTATCCTTACAGAACATCCAAGGTATGTGTATCATTGGTCATTTGACAACCTGATAAATGTGGACAGGTGTCAAGCAGATATAAGCCTGACTAACATAAGTGACATGGCTCTGACAACAAGTTGTTCTGTATTGACAGAGTGCTCTGAACATGGTGACCCGATGCATGGCAGTGGATCTGGAGGCTGATGGCATCCTGTGCATGGGCCTCCACCCTGGCTGGGTACGCACTGACATGGGCGGACCAGAGGTAGGCCTCTATTCTCTTCTCAACAGAGAGAACATAATGCACACTGCATCACAATATCTGTCCCTACATCCGTACTTGTTTATTTTAGTAATAGCCCCATGAGAATAAATAGTCTTTTTTTAGGGAATCATTGATAATGAATAATCTTTAGAATTTCCCCTTTGCCTCCAGGCACCTTTGAGTCCAGAGGAGAGCATATCTTCTGTGTTGTCAGTAATTGGTGGATTGACTGAAAAGGATCATGGGTCATTTCTACACTACACCGGGGAGCCACTACCCTGGTGATTGGAATATCACCATGAATGATTTTATAAGTTGTTGGTTTGCACATGTTTATGCTTTGACTATGCAAAGTTGAATGTACTACCTAGATAGCAGTTTTGCATGAAAAAAATGCATCATGTAATGACACTGTATGCCTAGCCTATGTTATTAAAACGAGGCAAGTTAATTATTCTGTAGGCCTATGTGTAACAGGTTGAAGTGTCAAGGAAGCAAACAGTGGACAGTCTTTTGTTTGTCTTTGAAGGAATTTGTTCTTTCAGCTTAGGATAAGAGTATTTGAAGAGTATTATGAAGATGATTTATTTGTGTCTTTAGAAATATAGTAACATACAGTATCCTGGAAAATAACATTTATCCTCTGTTATTTCCCCTATGACGCATAGTAGGAGTTTGTCTGATGTTAGCTGAAATAAAAGTTATGCACCCAAGTGTTGAGAAATGAGGAACAAGGAAGTGGGTGGATATTTTAAAAACCTTCTCTTCTAAATGTTAGGAATACTTTTGCTTTGCTCTAGTTATCTCAGAGAGCTGCATGTCTCTGCACAAGACATTTTCAATTCAGAAGTCAATTGTATATGATCACTTAAACATCCAAACACTACTAGATGACTGCTGAAACAATTCAACCCAGTTTTATGTGCATACTATCTTATTCATCTGGTGGCTATTTGGGTACTACATGTGATAAACCTCACCTAGCAGTTGCTTTGCAAATCGTGCTGGTGGAACAATGAGCCAGAGAGGAATAGCTTCAAATGTCAAGGCTGCTTTTGGAGTAAATGAATAAGACAAGCCAGTCTTGGACTGTCATTAGAAACTAATCAGACCTGTTTAAACTAGGTGGTAGATAGTCAGGTGCTGTAATGATCAGTGAGTCAGTCCGCCAGAGAACGAATGTATGGTAATGTAAACACACAAATGACAGtgaatggaggagagggacagacagactgtgtCATAAGGTATTCATTATTATTTCACAAATATAACATTTCGTTTAGTCTTTTATAATTGTAAATCTCACAGATTGTGTTTGCCAGAGTGTGTCACTGTATTTCTATCTGGCAATTGTAACGAATGGACAGAATACAGTGAATAAGGAATATGGATATGGGTGACTTCATTGTTATACGCTTGTAAATAATGTGTAATAACATGTTATTGGGGAGCCACTTGCTTTGAAATATATCTTTAGCTTACTtctctaatatatactgaacaaaaatataaatacaacatgcagcaatttcaaagaagttactgagttacagttcatataaagcaGTCAATTGagatacattcattaggccctaatctatgccGTTCACACGATTGGGCATGAGTGATTCCTGCCAGATGATTCCTGCCGGTGAGGAAGCCTGATGgggaggtcctggactggcgtggttacacgtggtctgcagttgtgaagctggttggacACAATGCCACAttttctaaaacaacgttggaggcagcttatggcagagaaatgaacattaaattctctggcaacagctttggtggacattcctgcagtcagcatgccaattacacgctccctcaacattttaggcatctgtggcattgtgttgtgtgactaaaCTGCACAATTTaaagtggctttttattgtccccagcacaaggtgggggatattccacacctgtcaggtggatggattatcttggcaaaggagaattgctcactaacagggatgtgaacaAATTTGTGCAGCAAATTTaagataaataagctttttgtgctgtATGGAAAATGTAGGGGATTTTTCTTTTCAGCTCATGAATTATGGGACCAacatgcgtttatatttttgttcagtgtaatttccTTGGTTATGAAGGAGTTGTTATACAGCAACACTAACTAAATAATGTTGTCTCGCTATAGCAGGGAGGTCCAAATTTtctgagcaaaataaataaagaaattgtatttttttaaatgttcattGCTGGCCATAAAAGACTGAAAACACCAGggaatcagctccaagtgattctAATTTTGGAAGTCTGtgcccaagtattcccacgcataatagagagatacatgtgatcgtatacaaatgtaagcaaggtttgaaatgataaTGT
This window harbors:
- the si:dkey-12e7.4 gene encoding C-factor isoform X1 translates to MITHYIRYEEIAHNKSKFLIITMSSAFKNCRTVMVTGASRGLGLRVVESLVAGNSDPDNIIIATARNPSGAQELQKLAEIYPNIHIITLDVVSQESIEKAAQDVDLLVQELGLNCLINNAGINVVANFETVTAEKMLENFHTNSVAPLMITKALLPLLKRAAAKGTGMGIHRAAVINMTSLLGSVELNWGDRAKNFKWYPYRTSKSALNMVTRCMAVDLEADGILCMGLHPGWVRTDMGGPEAPLSPEESISSVLSVIGGLTEKDHGSFLHYTGEPLPW
- the si:dkey-12e7.4 gene encoding C-factor isoform X2, which gives rise to MDFGLEVRGFCLFHYSIHYSILYWGWWMVDVFYFFISPLFNQELQKLAEIYPNIHIITLDVVSQESIEKAAQDVDLLVQELGLNCLINNAGINVVANFETVTAEKMLENFHTNSVAPLMITKALLPLLKRAAAKGTGMGIHRAAVINMTSLLGSVELNWGDRAKNFKWYPYRTSKSALNMVTRCMAVDLEADGILCMGLHPGWVRTDMGGPEAPLSPEESISSVLSVIGGLTEKDHGSFLHYTGEPLPW